One stretch of Thalassophryne amazonica chromosome 19, fThaAma1.1, whole genome shotgun sequence DNA includes these proteins:
- the LOC117532113 gene encoding RAS guanyl-releasing protein 1-like isoform X1: MLPSRRTQMDSLVQPLVAQYLAMGCQTKENAQNQNPTSDDKGKEAQKATPGCGSRLRVSPPRRPQRFHKPSPAYNTPAKVMMPLGNLTKGASWEELIQACLQSFDSDGCVCGSSHLLNITLTMHRLLISSDDLLEKLITSFKTGLDNEQPAECQKICYLIRHWIQEFWMMFQLHHSLSDSLDQFRDLIREQGQECLSSLLETKWINERDWSWKASQKIKANSSKKRKVSLLFDHLEPIELAEHLTFLEFKSFCRISFVDYQNYIRSCCMKDIPVMERSIALCNGISQWVQLMVLSRPTAQLRAEVFTKFIHVAQCLHGIHNYNTLMAVVGGLCHSSISRLKDTTSHVSNEVTKVLNEMTDLLSSCRNYDNYRHAYSRCTGFKIPIVGVHLKDLISVNEAMPDYTDNNKVNVQKLQALYSHINELIQLQQIPPRLDANKDLVHLLTLSLDLYYTEDEIYELSYAREPKNCKAPPATPSRPPVVVDWASGVAPKPDPRTISKHVQRMVDSVFKNYDHDENGFICQEDFKKIAASFPFSFCVMDKEKEGLVSRDEITAYFMRASVICSKLGLGFVHNFQEATYMKPTFCDNCSGFLWGVIKQGYRCKDCGMNCHKLCKDQVAFECKKNARVTNATDSPPLTSTLFTMGTPEGSEECPFPYQSDDSKDFSPDSPVPSHSRPLRVHSYTQTDSPLHQSSSPESSRLHPFVLAPAPPSLTPCPSPIPQRKQRHCAKWENRASIVHNPKETEDDSKPTYACLESDNQRLHKTNEKLRRKLKETEREVEILKALLKKHPLHPVEEDSSS; encoded by the exons ATGCTCCCATCGAGGAGGACACAAATGGACAGCTTAGTTCAGCCGCTCGTCGCCCAGTACCTTGCCATGGGATGCCAGACGAAAGAAAACGCCCAAAACCAAAACCCGACGTCGGACGACAAGGGGAAAGAAGCCCA GAAAGCGACACCCGGATGTGGCTCCAGGTTGAGAGTGTCCCCTCCCAGGCGACCTCAGAGGTTCCACAAACCCAGTCCGGCTTACAACACCCCGGCAAAAGTAATGATGCCACTGGGAAACCTCACCAAAGGAGCGAGCTGGGAGGAGCTGATccaggcctgtctgcagtccttcG acTCTGATGGTTGCGTATGTGGGAGCAGCCACCTGTTGAACATCACCTTGACGATGCACCGCCTCCTCATCTCATCCGATGACCTCCTGGAAAAACTCATCACTT CATTTAAAACAGGGTTGGACAACGAGCAGCCCGCTGAGTGCCAGAAGATCTGTTACCTCATCAG GCACTGGATCCAGGAATTCTGGATGATGTTCCAGTTGCACCACAGCTTGTCAGACAGCCTGGACCAGTTCCGGGATCTGATCAGAGAGCAGGGACAGGAGTGTCTTTCCTCTCTCCTAGAGACCAAATGGAT AAATGAACGGGACTGGTCGTGGAAAGCAAGCCAGAAGATCAAAGCCAACAGTAGTAAAAAAAGGAAGGTCTCACTCCTCTTTGACCATCTTGAGCCCATCGAATTGGCTGAACACCTCACATTTCTTGAGTTCAAGTCCTTCTGCAGGATATCA TTTGTCGACTACCAGAATTACATACGGAGCTGCTGCATGAAGGACATCCCAGTGATGGAGCGTTCCATCGCCCTGTGTAATGGTATCTCCCAGTGGGTTCAGCTGATGGTGCTGAGCAGGCCGACCGCTCAGCTGAGAGCTGAGGTTTTCACCAAGTTCATCCACGTGGCTCAG TGTCTTCATGGGATACACAACTACAACACTCTGATGGCAGTGGTGGGGGGGCTTTGCCACAGCTCCATATCCAGACTGAAGGACACCACCTCGCATGTGTCCAATGAGGTCACAAAG GTGCTGAATGAGATGACAGACTTGCTGTCCTCTTGCAGAAATTATGATAACTACAGACATGCGTACAGCAGGTGCACCGGTTTTAAGATCCCCATCGTTGGCGTGCACCTGAAGGACCTGATTTCAGTCAATGAGGCCATGCCCGATTACACGGACAACAACAAGGTGAATGTGCAGAAGCTACAGGCGCTCTACAGCCACATTAATGAGCTGATCCAGCTGCAGCAGATCCCACCCAGGCTGGATGCCAACAAGGACCTGGTCCACCTGCTGACG TTGTCCTTGGACCTTTACTACACTGAAGATGAAATCTATGAACTGTCTTATGCCAGAGAACCCAAAAACTGCAAAGCACCA cCAGCAACCCCGTCTAGACCCCCAGTGGTAGTTGACTGGGCATCAGGAGTGGCTCCTAAACCTGACCCCCGAACTATCAGCAAACATGTGCAGAGGATGGTGGAT TCTGTGTTTAAGAACTACGATCACGATGAGAACGGTTTTATTTGTCAAGAGGACTTTAAAAAAATTGCCGCCAGCTTCCCCTTCTCCTTCTGTGTTATGGACAAAGAGAA GGAAGGCCTCGTCAGCAGAGACGAGATCACAGCTTATTTCATGAGGGCCAGTGTTATCTGCTCCAAACTGGGTCTGGGCTTTGTCCACAACTTCCAGGAAGCCACATATATGAAACCCACTTTCTGTGACAACTGCTCAGGATTT TTATGGGGTGTGATCAAGCAAGGCTATAGATGCAAAG ACTGCGGGATGAACTGCCACAAGCTGTGCAAGGACCAGGTGGCGTTTGAGTGCAAGAAGAACGCTAGAGTGACCAACGCCACTGACAGTCCCCCGCTGACATCCACACTTTTTACAATGGGAACCCCAGAGG GATCTGAGGAATGTCCTTTCCCCTACCAGTCAGATGACAGCAAAGACTTTAGCCCGGACTCTCCTGTACCGTCCCACTCAAGGCCTTTGAGGGTCCATAGTTACACCCAGACAGACAGTCCCCTTCATCAGTCTTCATCCCCAGAGTCCAGCCGCCTTCATCCTTTTGTCCTGGCCCCAGCACCACCTAGTCTCACTCCATGTCCTAGCCCCATCCCCCAGCGAAAGCAACGCCACTGCGCCAAGTGGGAAAACAGAGCATCTATTGTGCACAACCCCAAGGAGACAGAAGATGATAGCAAACCCACCTATGCGTGTCTGGAATCA GACAATCAGAGGCTCCATAAAACCAATGAAAAACTACGGAGGAAGCTAAAGGAGACAGAGCGGGAGGTGGAAATACTAAAGGCGCTGCTGAAGAAGCACCCTCTCCACCCTGTGGAGGAGGACTCCTCCTCATAG
- the LOC117532113 gene encoding RAS guanyl-releasing protein 1-like isoform X2, with protein sequence MHRLLISSDDLLEKLITLFKTGLDNEQPAECQKICYLIRHWIQEFWMMFQLHHSLSDSLDQFRDLIREQGQECLSSLLETKWINERDWSWKASQKIKANSSKKRKVSLLFDHLEPIELAEHLTFLEFKSFCRISFVDYQNYIRSCCMKDIPVMERSIALCNGISQWVQLMVLSRPTAQLRAEVFTKFIHVAQCLHGIHNYNTLMAVVGGLCHSSISRLKDTTSHVSNEVTKVLNEMTDLLSSCRNYDNYRHAYSRCTGFKIPIVGVHLKDLISVNEAMPDYTDNNKVNVQKLQALYSHINELIQLQQIPPRLDANKDLVHLLTLSLDLYYTEDEIYELSYAREPKNCKAPPATPSRPPVVVDWASGVAPKPDPRTISKHVQRMVDSVFKNYDHDENGFICQEDFKKIAASFPFSFCVMDKEKEGLVSRDEITAYFMRASVICSKLGLGFVHNFQEATYMKPTFCDNCSGFLWGVIKQGYRCKDCGMNCHKLCKDQVAFECKKNARVTNATDSPPLTSTLFTMGTPEGSEECPFPYQSDDSKDFSPDSPVPSHSRPLRVHSYTQTDSPLHQSSSPESSRLHPFVLAPAPPSLTPCPSPIPQRKQRHCAKWENRASIVHNPKETEDDSKPTYACLESDNQRLHKTNEKLRRKLKETEREVEILKALLKKHPLHPVEEDSSS encoded by the exons ATGCACCGCCTCCTCATCTCATCCGATGACCTCCTGGAAAAACTCATCACTTT ATTTAAAACAGGGTTGGACAACGAGCAGCCCGCTGAGTGCCAGAAGATCTGTTACCTCATCAG GCACTGGATCCAGGAATTCTGGATGATGTTCCAGTTGCACCACAGCTTGTCAGACAGCCTGGACCAGTTCCGGGATCTGATCAGAGAGCAGGGACAGGAGTGTCTTTCCTCTCTCCTAGAGACCAAATGGAT AAATGAACGGGACTGGTCGTGGAAAGCAAGCCAGAAGATCAAAGCCAACAGTAGTAAAAAAAGGAAGGTCTCACTCCTCTTTGACCATCTTGAGCCCATCGAATTGGCTGAACACCTCACATTTCTTGAGTTCAAGTCCTTCTGCAGGATATCA TTTGTCGACTACCAGAATTACATACGGAGCTGCTGCATGAAGGACATCCCAGTGATGGAGCGTTCCATCGCCCTGTGTAATGGTATCTCCCAGTGGGTTCAGCTGATGGTGCTGAGCAGGCCGACCGCTCAGCTGAGAGCTGAGGTTTTCACCAAGTTCATCCACGTGGCTCAG TGTCTTCATGGGATACACAACTACAACACTCTGATGGCAGTGGTGGGGGGGCTTTGCCACAGCTCCATATCCAGACTGAAGGACACCACCTCGCATGTGTCCAATGAGGTCACAAAG GTGCTGAATGAGATGACAGACTTGCTGTCCTCTTGCAGAAATTATGATAACTACAGACATGCGTACAGCAGGTGCACCGGTTTTAAGATCCCCATCGTTGGCGTGCACCTGAAGGACCTGATTTCAGTCAATGAGGCCATGCCCGATTACACGGACAACAACAAGGTGAATGTGCAGAAGCTACAGGCGCTCTACAGCCACATTAATGAGCTGATCCAGCTGCAGCAGATCCCACCCAGGCTGGATGCCAACAAGGACCTGGTCCACCTGCTGACG TTGTCCTTGGACCTTTACTACACTGAAGATGAAATCTATGAACTGTCTTATGCCAGAGAACCCAAAAACTGCAAAGCACCA cCAGCAACCCCGTCTAGACCCCCAGTGGTAGTTGACTGGGCATCAGGAGTGGCTCCTAAACCTGACCCCCGAACTATCAGCAAACATGTGCAGAGGATGGTGGAT TCTGTGTTTAAGAACTACGATCACGATGAGAACGGTTTTATTTGTCAAGAGGACTTTAAAAAAATTGCCGCCAGCTTCCCCTTCTCCTTCTGTGTTATGGACAAAGAGAA GGAAGGCCTCGTCAGCAGAGACGAGATCACAGCTTATTTCATGAGGGCCAGTGTTATCTGCTCCAAACTGGGTCTGGGCTTTGTCCACAACTTCCAGGAAGCCACATATATGAAACCCACTTTCTGTGACAACTGCTCAGGATTT TTATGGGGTGTGATCAAGCAAGGCTATAGATGCAAAG ACTGCGGGATGAACTGCCACAAGCTGTGCAAGGACCAGGTGGCGTTTGAGTGCAAGAAGAACGCTAGAGTGACCAACGCCACTGACAGTCCCCCGCTGACATCCACACTTTTTACAATGGGAACCCCAGAGG GATCTGAGGAATGTCCTTTCCCCTACCAGTCAGATGACAGCAAAGACTTTAGCCCGGACTCTCCTGTACCGTCCCACTCAAGGCCTTTGAGGGTCCATAGTTACACCCAGACAGACAGTCCCCTTCATCAGTCTTCATCCCCAGAGTCCAGCCGCCTTCATCCTTTTGTCCTGGCCCCAGCACCACCTAGTCTCACTCCATGTCCTAGCCCCATCCCCCAGCGAAAGCAACGCCACTGCGCCAAGTGGGAAAACAGAGCATCTATTGTGCACAACCCCAAGGAGACAGAAGATGATAGCAAACCCACCTATGCGTGTCTGGAATCA GACAATCAGAGGCTCCATAAAACCAATGAAAAACTACGGAGGAAGCTAAAGGAGACAGAGCGGGAGGTGGAAATACTAAAGGCGCTGCTGAAGAAGCACCCTCTCCACCCTGTGGAGGAGGACTCCTCCTCATAG